The following is a genomic window from Amycolatopsis acidiphila.
CAGATCGAGGACGCGTTCGGCGGGGACCTGCACGACCCGGCGGCGCGGTTCGAGATCGAGGCCGCGCTACGGGCGCTCGACCTGCTGGGTATCGGGTACTGAGCACGACCGCCCCGGCCGGCGCCACGCCGACCGGGCAACGCCTACCGTGGGCGATCATGCCGGACATGAAGCGTCGCCCGCACTGGTACGAGGAGGGACAGGAACCGGACTACCGGTTCACCCTGGCCAACGAACGCACCTTCCTCGCCTGGCTGCGCACCGCACTCGCGCTGCTGGCGGGTGCGGTCGCGCTCGCCCAGCTCGTGCCGCCGTTCAGCGTCGCCGGGCTGCGGACCGGGCTGGCCGTGCTGCTGGCCGTCACCGGCACCGTGCTCGCGGCGTTCTCCTACCGGCGGTGGGCGCGGGTGCAGCGCGCGATGCGCAACGGCAGGCCGCTGCCGATGACCTGGCTGCCGTTCGTGGTCGGCTGGGCCGCGGCGCTGTGCGGGGTCGTGGTGCTCGTGCTCGTGCTGACGCATCCGCGATGAGCGATCGGGGGCTGCAACCCGAGCGCACCGCGCTGGCCTGGCAGCGGACCGGGCTGGCCGCGGCCGTCGTGGCCGTGCTGCTGGTGCGCGACGGCGTCGTGCACGGTTCGGCGTGGGGGATCGCGGCCGGCGCGTGCGCGGCCCTGGCGGTGCCGCTCTCGGCGCTCGCCGCCAGGGCGACGCCCAGCGCGTGGACGCGGTTGACGCTGGTGACGGGCGCGGTGGTGGCCTCGGGGCTGTGCACGGTGGTCCACCTGCTGCTGCACTACGACGGGTGACGCCGCAACCGGACCCGGTAGGAGTAGTGCTCCGGCAGGAAGTGGCTGATCGCGAGCTCCACCGGCTGGCCGGAGGACGAGAGGTACAGCCGGTCGATCCGCAGCAGCGGCCTGCCGACCTCGCAACCCAGCTGCTCGGCGATCTCGGGCGTGGCGAGGCCGACGGTCACGCTCTGCTCGGCCTCGGTGATCGGGTCGGGCAGCCGGCCTTCGAGCAGGCCGATGATCGTCGCCCGGCTGCGCGCGCCCGGTTCGGTGACCTCGGGCGCGGACTCCAGCAGTTTCGCGACGGCTGGCGGCAGGAACATCGTGGTGAGGCAGAACGGGATCTCCTCGTGCACGCGCAGGAACTCCAGCCTGCCCACCCGGTCCGAGTGCAGCCGCAGCCTGCCCGCCGCGTCCACCTCGATCTGCCGCCGCAGCGGCGCGACCACCCGCATCTCGGTGTCGATCGACAGGCCCATCAGGTCCTCGATCGAGCCGAACTGCCGCAGGTACTGCTCCTCGGTGGGCGCGGCGAACGTGCCACGTCCCGGCACCCGGTACACCATGCCCTCGGCCACCAGGTCCTGGAACGCGCGGCGCACGGTCTGGCGGCTGACCCGGTGGCTGTCGGCGAGCTCGGCTTCGGTGGGCAGGCGCACGCCGTCGGGGAACTCGTGCCGCAGGATGGCGTCGCGCAGCTCGCGGGCGAGGCGGACGTACGCGCTGTCGGCCATCAGGCGTCCAGGCCGCCCCGGCTGACCAGCTGCCGGGCGATGACGTTGCGCTGGATCTCGTTCGTGCCCTCGCCGACGATCATCAGCGGCGCGTCCCGGAAGTAGCGCTCGACGTCGAACTCGGTCGAATACCCGTAGCCGCCGTGGATGCGCACGGCGTTCAGCGCGATCTGCATCGCGGTCTCCGACGCGAACAGCTTCGCCATCCCGGCTTCCATGTCGACCCGGCGCCCGGCGTCGGCCTCGCGGGCGGCGTGCAGCGTGAGCTGCCGGGCGGCGGTGAGCGAGGTGGCCATGTCCGCGAGGTAGTTGCCGACCGACTGGTGCTGCCAGATCGGCTTGCCGAACGACTCGCGCTCCTGCGCGTACCGCAGGGCGTCCTCGAACGCGGCCCGCCCGACGCCCAGCGCCCGGGCCGCGACCTGCAGGCGACCGGTCTCCAGGCCCTTCATCATCTGCGCGAAGCCCTTGCCCTCGACGCCGCCGAGCAGCCGTCCGGCGGGCACCCGGTAGTCCTCGAACGCCAGCTCGCAGCTCTCGACGCCCTTGTAGCCGAGCTTGGGCAGGTCACGCGAGACCGTCAGGCCGGGACCGTGCTCGGCGAGCAGGATCGACACGCCCTTGTGCTTGGGCTCGGCGGCGGGATCGGTCTTGCACAGCAACGCGATCAGGCCCGAGCGGCGGGAGTTGGTGATCCAGGTCTTGGTGCCGTTGACGACGTACTCTCCCCCGCCGGCTACGCCCCCACTGCCCTCGCGGCGGGCGACAGTCCGCATGGCCTGCAGGTCGGAGCCACCGCCCGGCTCGGTCAGCGCCATGGTCGCACGCAGTTCGCCGGTCGCCATCCGCGGCAGGTAGGACTGCTTCTGCTCGTCGGTGCCGAAGTGCAGCAGCAGCTTCGACACCACCGTGTGCCCGCCCATCGCGCCCGCGAGGCTCATCCAGCCGCGCGCCAGCTCCTCGGTGATCAGCACGTAGCAGGGCGTGGACACCGGTGTGCCGCCGTACTCCTCGGGGATCGCCAGGCCGAAGATCCCCAGCTCCTTCATCTGGTCGATGAGCCGTTCGGGATAGGTGTTGGCGTGTTCGAGCTCCCGGGCGACCGGCCGGACCTCCTTGTCGACGAACTCGCGCACGGTGCCGACCGCCAGCTGCTCGTCCTGGCTCAGACTGTCGAGGGTGCTCATGTCGTTATTTGTACGGCCAAATCCTGGTGCCGGTCAATGGCCCGCCTCTGGGAAAGGTTGACGAGAACGCCGTCCCCGACACACACTGACCGGAGCTTTGTACGGCCGAAACGAAGGAGTGGCATGGACCTGGGCGCGCACGTGGTGGACTGGCGGCCGGGCCCGGTGACCTCGGCCGACGAGCTGCCCCCCGGCCCCGCCGCCGCGCTGTCCGCGGTGTTCGACCAGCCGCCGCCCGGCGGGGCGCTGCCGCCGCTGTGGCACTGGCTGTACTTCCTCGACTGGCCCGCGCAGGGGGAGCTCGGCGAGGATGGCCACCCCCGTGACGGCCACTTCCTGCCGCCGATCCCGGACCGCCGCCGGATGTTCGCCGGTGGCAGGCTCGAGGTGCAGCGGCCGCTGGTGCCCGGCACGCCTGCCGAGCGGGTCAGCAGCCTCGGCGAGGTCACGGTCAAGCAGGGCAGCACCGGCGAGATGATGTTCGTGACCGTGCGGCACGAGATCAGCCAGGACTCGCGGCTGTGCGTCGTCGAGGAACAGGACATCGTCTACCGTTCGGGTGAGGACGAGCGGCGGCGCGGAATGCTTTCGGCGAGCGCGGAGGAGGCGCCGGAGTCCGATGCGGAGTGGCAGCTCGCCCTGCGACCCGACTCGCGGTTGCTGTTCCGGATCAGCGCGCTGACGGCGAACGCGCACCGCATCCACTACGACGAGCCGTACGTGCGCGAGGTCGAGGGCTACCCGGGGCTCGTGGTGCACGGGCCGTTGCTGGTGCTGCTGATGCTGGAGCTGGTGCGGGACAAGCAGGTGCGCTCGCTGTCCTACCGGCTGCGCCGCCCGGTCTTCGCCGGGGAGCACCTGCGGGCGCTGGGCGGTCCGGAGAACGGCGGGGCGAGCCTGCGCATCGCGACCGCCAGGGAGGAACGCAGTGCGACGGCCGAGGTGAGCTTCGCATGACCGTCCAGTTCGGACAGATCGTCGCCGCGCGGGCCCTGCTGTTCGTGCCGGGCCACCGGCCCGACCGCTTCGACAAGGCCGTCGCCTCCGGTGCGGACGGCGTCATCCTCGACCTCGAGGACGCCGTCGCGCCCGCTGACAAGGATGCCGCCCGCGAGCACGTCGACGAGTGGCTTTCCCGTGGTGGCAAAGCCCTGGTCCGGATCAACGGCAGTGACACGCCCGAGTTCGAGGCCGACCTGGCGGTGGTGGCGCGCCGCGGCTGCCCGGTCGTGCTGCCCAAGGCCGAGGACCCGTCGGTGCTCGCGGGCATCGAGGCGCCGCTGGTCCCGATCATCGAGACCGCCGCCGGGATCGAGGCGGCGACGGCGTTGTGCGCGGTCAAGAACGTCGCGCGGGTCGCCTTCGGCAGCGTCGATCTCGCGACCCAGCTCGGTGTCCGGCACGACGACGAGATCGCGCTCGGCTACGCCCGGTCCCGGCTGGTGCTGGCCAGCACCGCCAACGGGATCGCGCCGCCGATCGACGGTGTCACCACGGATCTCGGTGACGAGAACGTGCTCGAAGCCGACATCCAGCACGCCCGGCGGCTGGGCTTCGGCGGCAAGCTGTGTATCCACCCGAAGCAGGTCGCGGCTGTGCGCAAGGGTTTCGCGCCCACGGAGGCGGAGCTCGCCTGGGCGCGCCGGGTGCTGGAGGCGGGCGAGTCGGTGTCCGCCGTGGACGGTCAGATGGTGGACCGGCCGGTGCTGGAACGGGCGCGGCGGTTGCTCGCGCAGCAATGAGGAGGCCTGGGGTGGCGCTGCCGCTGGAGGGATTCACCGTCGTCAGCCTGGAACAGGCCGTGGCCGCGCCGCTCGCGACCCGGCACCTGGCGGACCTGGGCGCGCGGGTGCTGAAGATCGAACGGGTCGACGGCGGGGACTTCGCCCGCGCGTACGACAGTTCCGTGCGCGGGATGGGCTCGCACTTCGTGTGGCTCAACCGCGGCAAGGAGTCCGTGTCGCTGGACGTGAAGAGCGCGGAGGGGCTGGCGCTGCTGCGGGCGCTGATCGAACGCGCGGACGTGTTCGTGCAGAACCTGGCGCCCGGGGCGGCCGCGCGGCTCGGGTTGTCGGCGGCGCAGCTGCGGGCCGGGCGCCCGGAGCTGGTCGTTGTCGACATGTCGGGATACGGCTCGTCGGGTCCGTACCGGGACCGGAAGGCGTACGACCTGCTGGTGCAGAGCGAAGGTGGGCTGGTGTCGATCACCGGCACGCCGGAGGCGCCGGCCAAGACGGGCATCCCGACGGCGGACATCGGGGCGGGGATGTACGCGTACTCCGGGGTGCTCGCGGCGCTGGTGCGGCGCGGGCGGACGGGCGAGGGCGCGCACATCGAGGTGTCCATGCTCGACGCGGTCGCGGAGTGGATGGGGCATCCGCTGTACCTGGCCGCGCACACGGGGGAGCAGCCGCCGCGGGCCGGCCTGAGCCATCCGGTGATCGCCCCGTACGACGCGTACCCGGCGGCGGACGGGACCGAGGTGCTGATCGGGATCCAGAACGACCGCGGCTGGGTACGGCTGGTGACGGACGTGCTGGGGCGGCCGGAGCTGGCGGTGGACCCGGAGTTCGCGACGAACGTGGCCCGGGTGCGCAACCGCGCGCAGGTCGACGCGATCGTCGCGGCGGGCACGAAGGCCTTCCCGGCGGACGAGCTGGTCCGCCGCCTGGACGAGGCGGGCATCGCCTCCGCGCGGTTGAACACGGTGCGGCAGCTGATCGAGCATCCGCAACTGTCCGAACGCGACCGCTGGCGCTCCGTCGAGACGCCGGTGGGGCCGATCCAGGCGATGCTCCCGCCGACGACGTTCGCCGACACGGAGGCGAGCATGGGCCCGGTCCCGGCGCACGGTCAGCACACGGCCGCGGTCCTCGCGGAGTTGGGGTGCGGGGAGGCGGAGATCGCGGGGCTGTCGGAGCGCGGAGTCGTCTTCACGGGGTGACCCCGGGATTGCCGCCAACCCTCACCACGTGTCCACGACCCGCGCCTTCGGGGTGCCCGGGGTCAGGAGCGTGCTGATCCAGTGGCGCGACTCGGCCGGGTCGATGACGTCGTCGATCTCGAACGCGGAGGCCACGTTCGTCGCCTTGCCGCGGGCGTACTCCGCCGCCACCATCTCCTCGAAGCGCGCCTGCCGCTCGGCCGGATCGCCGATCGCCGCGAGCTCCTTGCGGTAGCCGAGCCGGACGGCGCCCTCCAGGCCCATCGGGCCGAACTCGCCCGTCGGCCACGACACGATGAACCGCGGCACCCGGAAACCACCCGCGGCCATTGCCTGCGCGCCGAGGCCGTACCCCTTGCGCAACACGATCGTGCCGAACGGCACCGACAGTCCCGCGGCGTTGACGAACATCCGGCTCACGTGCCGCACCGTCGCGGTGCGCTCGGCGTCCGGGCCGACCATGAACCCCGGCGTGTCGCACAGGGACAGCACCGGCAACCCGTAGGCATCGCACAGCTGCAGGAACCGCGCGATCTTGTCCGCCGCGGGGGAGTCGATCGCGCCACCCAGGTGCGCCGGGTTGTTCGCGATCAGCCCGAGCGGCCGCCCCGCCACCCGGACCAGCGCCGTGATCGCGCCCTGGCCGAAGTCGCGCCGCAGCTCCAGCACGGAGTCCACATCGGACAACCCGTCGATCACCCGCCGGACGTCGTACACCCGCAACCGGTTCTCCGGCACCGCGTGCCGCAGCAACCGCTGGTCCGGCGCCTCCCACGTCGCGGCCGGGCCCTGGAAGTACGGCAGGTACCGCCGCGCGAGCCGCACGGCGTCGGCGTCGTCCTCGGCCATCAGGTCGATCACGCCGTTCGTCCGCTGCACGCCGGTCGGGCCGACCTCGTCGGGATGGAACACCCCGAGCCCGCCGCCCTCGATCATCGCCGGGCCGCCCATGCCGATCGACGCCTCGGGCGTCGCGATCACCACGTCCGAACATCCCAGCAGCGCGGCGTTTCCAGCGAAGCACCGCCCGGACGCGATGCCGACCAGCGGCACCTTGCCGTTCAACCGGGCGTAGAGCGCGAACGCCATGCAGTCCAGCCCGGTCACGCCGCTGCCGTCGGTGTCGCCCGGGCGCCCGCCACCGCCCTCGGCGAACAGCACCACCGGCAGCCGCGCCTGCTCGGCCAGTTCGAACAACCGGTCCTTCTTCGCGTGCCCGCGCTGCCCCTGCGTCCCGGCGAGCACCAGGTAGTCGTAGGACATCGCGATCACCCGGTGCCCGTCGATCGTGCCGACGCCGCCGACCAGGCCGTCCGCGGGCGTGTTCGCCATCAGGTCCTCGGCACTGCGCCGCCGTCGCTGCGCCGCGATCGCGAGCCCGCCGTACTCGACGAAGTCCTCGCACAGGTCCGCGATGTTCTCCCGCGCGGTGCGACGGCCCGCCGCGTGCCAACTGTCCACTTTGGTCCCACGGGCGTCGTCCAGCGTCAGCGCACGGCGTTCCCGCAATGCGGCGAGGTCCGGGCGGGGCGTGTCGAGATCCAGCTCCTGCGAGCCGCCGCCCTCCTCCGCCGCGACCTCGCCCGGGGTCAGGACGGCGAGCCGCTGGCCCGCCGTGACGACGTCGTCCGGCTTGACCAGCAGCTCGGCGATCACCCCGCCGGTCTGGGCGACGACGGGATGTTCCATCTTCATCGCCTCGAGCACGAGCAGCACCGCCCCGCTCGCCACCGCCTCGCCCGCGGACCGGTGCACCTCGACGACCGTGCCGGTCATCGGCGCGGTCACCACGGCCGCGTCCTGCTCGACCGCCGGCGCCTCGGGCAGCACCTCGTCGACGAACGTCGTGTGCGCGTTGCCGACTTCCGGGCGGGACAACAGGTCCCGCAGCAGCTCGCGATTGGTCGCGGCGCCTTCGACGCGGAACTCCTTGAGGGCGCGTCGAAGCCGGCGCGCCGCTCCCTCCAGCGTCACGTCGTGCGCGATGACCTTCGCGAGCGTCGGGTCGTACCGCGGGTTGAGCCGGTAGCCGGAGTAGCCGCAGCCGTCGACCCGCAGCCCCCGCCCACCGGGCGGCTCGTACGCGTCCAGCCGCCCGGAGGCGTGCACGCGGGCCTGGATCGCGAATCCTTGCGGCACGGGGGTTTCCGTGATCCGTTCGCCGGTCAGCTGCAGCCGCACGAGGTCCAGGCCGGTGACCTCCTCGGTCACCGTGTGCTCGACCTGCAGGCGCGGGTTGACCTCGAGGAAGTACCACTCGCCGTCGGCGACCAGGAACTCGACCGTGCCGAGCCCGCGGTAGCCCGCGCGGCGGGCGAGCGCCGTGGCCGCGCCCGCGAGCGCCTGCCGGGTCTCCGCGGCCAGCCCGGGCGCGGGCGCGATCTCGACCAGCTTCTGCCTGTGCCGCTGGAGACTGCAGTCGCGGTCGCCCAGCACGACGTCGTCGCGCAGCTGGACCTCGATGTGCCGGGCGCGCGGCAGATACCGCTCCACGAACACCTCGTCGTCGCCGAACGCCGTCCGCGCCTCGGAACGGCACCGGCGCACCGCTTCGGCGAGATCCTCGCCCGGCCGCACGACCCGCATCCCGCGCCCGCCGCCGCCCGCGACGGCCTTGATCATCACCGCCGAGCCCGCGGCGAGGAACGCCTCGGCCCCCTCGACGCCGCCGCCGTCGAGCACCGGGATGCCCAGCTCCCTGGCCAGCGCCCGGGCGCGGGTCTTGTCACCGAGCAGTTCGAGCGTGCCGGGGTCCGGGCCCACCCAGGTGAGCCCGGCTTCCTGGCAGGCGCGGGCGAAATCGGCGTTCTCCGACAGGAACCCGTAGCCGGGGTGGACCGCGTCGCAACCGGAGGACCGGGCCGCGGCGAGCAGGGCCGCGCCGTCGAGATAGCCGGCGGGGCCGGTGCCGGGAAGGCGCACGGCGTTCTCGGCGAGCCGGACGTGCAACGCCTCCGCGTCGTCCTCGGCGTACACCGCCACCGCGTCGAGATCGAGATCGGCGGCCGCGCGCAGCACGCGGACCGCCACTTCACCACGATTGGCGATCAACAGGCGGTTCACGCCTCGCAGCGTCTCCGGCCCGGCGGGCGGCTGTCAACGGTCGTAGTAGGACGAACCCTGGTCGTACGGCCGGGTCTGGTCCCACTCGCGCACCGGCGGCGCGGCGGCGACCTGCTTGTTGGCGCGCTTGAGCGCACTGCCGGCCGTGCTGATCAACAGCAGCGTGACGACGAGGCCGATCACCAGGTTCAGCAGCGCGGTGGCGATCTTGGTCTCGTAGCTGACCGCCAGGCTCAGCGGCAGCACGACGGCGATCAGCGTCAGCAGGACCATGATCCAGCCGAAGAACGTGGTCGGCTTCGGGGTGGCGACCGAGAGCAGGTGGATCAGCCCGGTGGCGGCGAGCGCGACGAGCGCGGACACGATCGCGTAGGTGGCGGTGTTCGCGTTGCCCCACAGGCCGGAGCCCTTGGGCGCGAGGATCGCGACCCCGGCGAGCCCTCGCGCGATGAGGATGCCCACGATCGCGACCAGTGCCGCGACGAGCGCCGTGGCGACGCCGCCGGCCCACAGCCGGGCCGGGTCGAGCCGAACCTGCTGGCTGTAGTCGCTCATTGTGTTCCCTCCCACCGAGACGACCCGCCAGTACTACCCGCGGCGCGTTCCCGGTAAACGCGTGGCGAGCAGCAGTTGCAGGTGGCAGACCAGGCGTTCGCGCGGGTCGTCGAGGTGCAGCCCGCTCACGGCGGTCACCCGGCGGAGACGGTGCCGGAGGGTGTTGGGGTGGATGTGCAGGTCCGTCGCGGCGGCGCGGACGTCGCCGAGCGCTTCGAGGTACGCCAGCAGGGACGGCACCAGCTCCGTTCCGTGCTCGGCGTCGTGCCCGACGAGGGCGGTCACCGCCGGGTCGCGCAGGTCCGGGTTCGCCTCCACCAGCGACAGCGTCTCGTCGAGCAGGATCTCGGCACGCAGGTCGGAGATCGTCGCCATGTCGCGCTCCGGGGTGCGCGCCATCGCGTCGAGCACGCGGTCGGCCTCGTGCCGGGAGGTCACCACGTCGCCCAGCGCCGGCGCCACGGAGCCGATGCCCGCCTGCGCCCGGACCCCGGCGCGGCGCAGCACGCCGACGACGTGCCCGGCGAGCGTGGTCAGCGACGAGCCGGCCTCGGGCAGCACCGCGTACACCCGCGAGCCCACCGTGCCGACGAGCGCACCTCGCCGGTACGAGGTCGCATGCACCGATACGACGTTGCTGATCTCCAGCTGGTGCAGCTCGTGCTCGGAGCGGTCGCGCTCGATCTCGCGTGCCGCGAACGCCAGCACGGCGGCCGGGGCCGACGGGTCCAGGCCGAGCTGGCCCGCCACCAGGTCCGCACTGACCCGCCCTTCGAGCAACCCCTCGACCAGATCCTCCCGCGGCCGCACGCTCGGCGACCGCCGCCGCAGCAGCTGCACGGCCGCGAGCCGCGCGGCGCCGAGGAGAGCGCTTTCCGCGCGCTCGGCGAACGGCCGCGCGCCCTCCTGCACCCAGATCGTGCCGAGGTGCTGGGTGCCCGCGCGGATGCCGACCGCGAGCCGCCGCCGGATCCCCAGCTCCGGCCGCTCGTCGACGCGCACGACCTCCTCGCCCGAGCGCAGCCGCTGGTACACGCCCCATTCGCGCAGCAGGGCCAGGTACTGCTCGGGGCCTTCCCAGCCCAGGATCGACAACCTGCGCAGCTCGTCGATCTCGTCGTCGGAACGCGAGTAGGCGAGCACCCGGTTGCCCGCGTCCTCGATGGTCACGCTGCCGGAGGTCAGCACCGCAACCGTTTGCGCCAGCGCGAACAGGTCGCCGCCCTCGGCGGGGGACTCCGCGGCCAGGTTCGCCGCCTCCAGCACCTCGCGCAGCAGGGTCTGCAGCTGGTCCCAGCGCATCCGCGGCCGGACGGTCAGCAGCGCGATCCCGCTGTCCTCGGCGGCGGCGCGCAGGTCGTCGAGCCTGCCGTCGTTCTTCACCACGGCCGCCGCCGCGCCCGCCCGTGCGGCGGCCCGCACCGACCGCACGGCCTCCCGTCCGCGTGCGCCCACCACCAGCACCAGCTCGCCGGGGAAGGCGCCCACCTCGTCGTCGGGGTCGAAGATGCCGACGCCCTGGACCAGCGTGTCGAGGCTGCCCGCGACGCGCTCCAGCAGCGGTTCGCCGACCGCGAGGAGCAGCTGCCGCAGCGGCAGGCCCAGGCTTGTGCGATCGGACAATGCCATACGCGCAACAGTAGCCGATCGGCCAGTCCGGAGAGGCCGGTTCGCTGCCTAGCCTTGCCGCATGGACGCCCTGACCCACCCGCCCGCGCCGAGCAACGAGCCGGCCCGCGACTACGCCCCCGGCTCGCCGGAACGAGCGAGCCTGACCGCGAAACTGGCCGAGCTCGCCGGCCAGGAGTTCGAGCTGACGGCCACCATCGACGGCGAGCAGCGGATGGCGGGTGGTGCGCCGATCGACGTGGTGCAGCCGCACAACCACGCGCACGTCCTCGGCACGATGCACAACTCGACGCACGAGGACGCGAAGGCCGCGGTCGCCGCCGCGTTGCGCGCCGCCCGGAGCTGGCGCGAGCTGCCCTTCGACGAGCGCGCCGCGGTCCTGCTCCGCGCTGCCGACCTGCTGTCCGGCCCGTGGCGCGACACGATGAACGCCGCGACGATGCTCGGCCAGTCGAAGACGGTCGTGCAGGCCGAGATCGACTCGGCGTGCGAGCTGGCCGACTTCTGGCGGTTCAACGTGCACTTCGCCCGCCAGATCCACGCCGAGCAGCCGCAGAGCGGGCCCGGCACCTGGAACCGCACCGACTACCGCCCGCTCGAGGGCTTCGTCTACGCGGTCACCCCGTTCAACTTCACCGCCATCGCCGGAAACCTGCCGACCGCGCCCGCGCTGATGGGCAACACGGTCATCTGGAAGCCCTCGCCCACGCAGGGCCTCGCCGCGCACCTGACCATGCGGCTGCTCGAAGAGGCAGGCCTGCCGCCGGGCGTGCTCAACCTGCTCCCCGGCGACGGCCTCGCCGTGTCGGACGTGGTGCTCGCCGACCCCGCGCTCGCCGGCATCCACTTCACCGGCTCCACCAAGACCTTCCAGCACCTGTGGTCGACGGTCGGCGCCAACCTCGCCGGCTACCGCACCTATCCGCGGCTGGTGGGGGAGACCGGCGGCAAGGACTTCGTGGTCGCGCACGCGTCCGCCGATGTCGACGTGCTGCGCACGGCGCTCGTCCGCGGCGCTTTCGAGTACCAGGGCCAGAAGTGCTCGGCCGCCTCGCGTGCCTTCGTACCGCGGTCGGTGTGGGCGAAGCTGAAGGACGATCTGGTGTCCGAAGTGGACTCGCTGACGATGGGCGACGTCACCGACTTCCGCAACTTCCTCGGCGCGGTGATCGACCGCCGCGCCTTCGACCGGCTGGA
Proteins encoded in this region:
- a CDS encoding PucR family transcriptional regulator — encoded protein: MALSDRTSLGLPLRQLLLAVGEPLLERVAGSLDTLVQGVGIFDPDDEVGAFPGELVLVVGARGREAVRSVRAAARAGAAAAVVKNDGRLDDLRAAAEDSGIALLTVRPRMRWDQLQTLLREVLEAANLAAESPAEGGDLFALAQTVAVLTSGSVTIEDAGNRVLAYSRSDDEIDELRRLSILGWEGPEQYLALLREWGVYQRLRSGEEVVRVDERPELGIRRRLAVGIRAGTQHLGTIWVQEGARPFAERAESALLGAARLAAVQLLRRRSPSVRPREDLVEGLLEGRVSADLVAGQLGLDPSAPAAVLAFAAREIERDRSEHELHQLEISNVVSVHATSYRRGALVGTVGSRVYAVLPEAGSSLTTLAGHVVGVLRRAGVRAQAGIGSVAPALGDVVTSRHEADRVLDAMARTPERDMATISDLRAEILLDETLSLVEANPDLRDPAVTALVGHDAEHGTELVPSLLAYLEALGDVRAAATDLHIHPNTLRHRLRRVTAVSGLHLDDPRERLVCHLQLLLATRLPGTRRG
- the pruA gene encoding L-glutamate gamma-semialdehyde dehydrogenase codes for the protein MDALTHPPAPSNEPARDYAPGSPERASLTAKLAELAGQEFELTATIDGEQRMAGGAPIDVVQPHNHAHVLGTMHNSTHEDAKAAVAAALRAARSWRELPFDERAAVLLRAADLLSGPWRDTMNAATMLGQSKTVVQAEIDSACELADFWRFNVHFARQIHAEQPQSGPGTWNRTDYRPLEGFVYAVTPFNFTAIAGNLPTAPALMGNTVIWKPSPTQGLAAHLTMRLLEEAGLPPGVLNLLPGDGLAVSDVVLADPALAGIHFTGSTKTFQHLWSTVGANLAGYRTYPRLVGETGGKDFVVAHASADVDVLRTALVRGAFEYQGQKCSAASRAFVPRSVWAKLKDDLVSEVDSLTMGDVTDFRNFLGAVIDRRAFDRLDGVLKRANAAADVDVVAGGRADDSEGYFVRPTVIVGEDPSNEVFSTEFFGPVLAVHVYDDADYAAVLRHVDEGAPYGLTGAVIATDRAAVHQASEALRFAAGNFYVNDKPTGAVVGQQPFGGARASGTNDKAGSIYNLQRWASPRSIKENLRPPTTSGYPHQS